The following proteins are encoded in a genomic region of Clostridia bacterium:
- a CDS encoding WYL domain-containing protein: MSDFEPKKLALLRILQILEKYSDIDHPLGQKAIAEILDRDYGIELERKAVSRNISLLKEAGFEIEQLAEGVYLAERQFEDSELRLLIDGVLSGRFISAKHSADLIEKLCALGNKYFRNHVKNIYSVREWNKTDNVAVFYTIDIIDEAIENGKQIAFDFNRYGADKKLHRVAHHLVTPYQMVLKNQSYYLMAYNEKWKHITYYRLDRITEARIVDVSATPLKSIDGYQNGIDYKRFSTALPYMFADKPETVEFVCDEWMIDQVMDWFGKSASFLPYGERYKVSVTVSLNAMEFWALQYLQAVEILSPLSLRERIKSGLQEAIKKYE, translated from the coding sequence TTGTCTGATTTTGAGCCGAAAAAACTTGCGCTTTTGCGCATTCTTCAGATCCTCGAAAAGTATAGCGATATAGACCACCCGCTGGGGCAGAAAGCCATTGCCGAAATCCTTGACAGGGACTACGGCATAGAGTTGGAACGTAAAGCGGTTTCGAGGAATATCTCCCTACTCAAAGAAGCCGGATTCGAGATAGAACAGCTCGCCGAAGGCGTTTATCTTGCTGAGCGGCAGTTTGAGGATTCCGAGTTGCGTCTCTTGATAGACGGCGTTCTTTCCGGAAGGTTTATCTCCGCGAAGCATTCTGCCGATCTGATCGAAAAACTGTGCGCCCTCGGGAATAAGTACTTCCGCAACCATGTGAAGAATATCTATTCGGTGCGTGAGTGGAATAAGACAGATAACGTGGCGGTATTCTATACCATTGACATCATAGACGAGGCAATCGAGAACGGAAAACAGATCGCCTTCGACTTCAACCGATATGGCGCGGACAAGAAACTTCACCGTGTGGCGCACCACCTTGTTACGCCCTATCAAATGGTTCTGAAAAACCAAAGCTACTACCTGATGGCATATAACGAGAAGTGGAAGCACATCACTTATTATCGCCTGGACCGCATTACCGAAGCGCGGATCGTTGACGTCTCGGCAACCCCGTTGAAGTCCATCGACGGCTATCAAAACGGGATCGATTACAAACGCTTTTCCACCGCGCTCCCGTATATGTTCGCAGACAAGCCGGAGACGGTGGAGTTTGTTTGCGACGAATGGATGATCGATCAAGTGATGGACTGGTTCGGGAAAAGCGCGTCCTTCCTGCCGTATGGGGAGCGGTATAAGGTGAGCGTGACGGTCAGCTTGAACGCGATGGAGTTTTGGGCGTTGCAGTATTTGCAGGCAGTAGAGATCCTTTCCCCATTGTCCTTGCGAGAAAGGATAAAGAGCGGGTTGCAAGAAGCAATAAAGAAATATGAATAA
- a CDS encoding AAA family ATPase — protein MQDFLKAFDKVIGYDDEKRKLMPICDMMRKFEKYKRLGVVMPSGALLQGEPGYGKTLLAKCFIEACGVPHFLCRKDKADGDFIDYMTKCFDEAVAAAPAIVFLDDMDKFANEDKDHRNAEEYVAVQSCIDNVKGKNVFVIATTNDLYNLPESLLRAGRFDINLEMQGLDRDDQIKLIKYFLGSKSFLEEIPPEQIQDIIGGWMSCAELEKIINDAAIKVAFENRDTVTRDDIIFACLNHHFGGVDTARNYSEEKRKRMAYHEAGHVVVREVLDPNTVSLVSIKAYKSSNGGVTCFCDGVEKSFEIVINQVKGALGGKAATEIVFEETDIGTRDDIKTARYALEKLRDKNAAFGFESQTDYNSSDATRRRADDVLSAEMNKCYEVAKTIISDHRDFLDAVAAALLEKETIFATDIAEIKKNLHV, from the coding sequence ATGCAAGATTTTTTGAAAGCGTTTGACAAGGTCATCGGATATGATGACGAGAAAAGAAAGTTGATGCCCATCTGCGATATGATGCGCAAATTTGAGAAGTACAAGCGGCTGGGTGTCGTTATGCCGAGCGGTGCTTTGCTACAAGGCGAACCCGGTTATGGCAAGACGCTCCTCGCTAAGTGCTTTATCGAAGCGTGCGGAGTACCGCATTTTCTATGCAGGAAAGATAAAGCGGACGGAGATTTCATTGATTATATGACAAAATGTTTTGACGAAGCCGTTGCAGCTGCGCCCGCTATTGTTTTTCTCGATGATATGGACAAATTTGCCAATGAAGACAAAGACCATAGAAATGCGGAGGAATATGTCGCGGTGCAGTCCTGCATCGATAACGTGAAAGGAAAAAATGTCTTCGTGATTGCCACGACCAATGATCTATATAACTTACCGGAGTCGCTCCTTCGTGCCGGGCGTTTCGACATCAACCTCGAGATGCAAGGCCTCGATAGAGATGATCAGATCAAATTGATAAAATACTTCTTGGGGAGTAAATCATTTTTGGAAGAGATCCCGCCCGAGCAGATCCAAGATATTATCGGTGGATGGATGTCCTGTGCCGAACTGGAAAAGATCATCAACGATGCTGCAATCAAGGTCGCGTTTGAAAACCGCGATACCGTTACGCGTGACGATATCATTTTCGCTTGCCTGAATCATCATTTCGGTGGAGTAGATACCGCAAGGAATTACAGCGAAGAAAAGCGGAAACGGATGGCGTATCACGAAGCCGGACATGTTGTGGTTCGAGAGGTTTTGGATCCGAATACAGTCAGTTTGGTGTCCATCAAAGCATATAAGTCCTCCAACGGCGGGGTCACGTGCTTCTGCGATGGAGTGGAGAAAAGCTTTGAAATCGTGATAAATCAGGTGAAAGGAGCCCTCGGAGGGAAGGCTGCAACGGAGATCGTTTTCGAAGAAACAGACATCGGAACGAGAGACGACATCAAGACAGCAAGATATGCTCTTGAAAAACTCCGAGATAAAAACGCGGCATTCGGTTTTGAATCTCAAACCGATTATAATAGTTCGGATGCGACGCGTAGAAGAGCGGATGACGTTTTAAGCGCGGAAATGAATAAGTGCTATGAGGTTGCGAAAACGATCATTTCGGATCATCGGGATTTCTTAGACGCAGTCGCCGCGGCGCTTCTTGAGAAAGAAACGATCTTTGCCACCGATATCGCCGAGATTAAGAAGAACTTGCATGTTTGA